The following are from one region of the Sandaracinus amylolyticus genome:
- a CDS encoding alpha-amylase family protein yields MIEDLWYKNAMIYSLDLETFVDADGDGCGDFEGLIRRLDYLETLGVDVLWLAPFQPSPNRDNGYDISDHYGVDPRHGSLGDFVELVHQAKKRGLKIIIDLVVNHTSDEHPWFRRSRAGDARFRDWYVWSKKRPSTWNEGMVFPGVQRATWTRDAERKEFFFHRFFEFQPDLNIVHPEVRAEIRRIIGFWLQLGVDGFRVDAVPFIIEHPDPSDLEAPPRLRFEYLEEMRDFLQWRGSDCVLLGEANVLPDESRAYFREGRGIHMMFNFWVNQHLFYALASADVAPLREALIATRELPWSAQWAQFLRNHDELDLGRLDDERRALVFERFGPDPSMQLYDRGIRRRLAPMLGSRAQNELAYSMAFALPGTPVIRYGDEIGMGDRLDLPEREAVRTPMQWSSDPQGGFSRARTAVHPVVESGAYGYRHCNVADQRRDPGSMLRWMMRMIAIRKECPEIGWGRWEILESGSPHVLAMRFEWRDRSVVTLHNFDVRPHEVRIRVDVEEGNRLVDLWAARESLAGEDGLHRIPLESFGYRWYRVGSLNYALHRSPETPLRDVAKSASRSVKKKAKPRRRR; encoded by the coding sequence ATGATCGAAGACCTCTGGTACAAGAACGCGATGATCTACAGCCTCGACCTCGAGACCTTCGTCGACGCCGACGGCGACGGATGTGGCGACTTCGAGGGGCTGATCCGCCGCCTCGACTACCTCGAGACGCTCGGCGTCGACGTGCTCTGGCTCGCGCCGTTCCAGCCTTCGCCCAACCGCGACAACGGCTACGACATCAGCGATCACTACGGCGTCGATCCGCGCCACGGCTCGCTCGGCGACTTCGTCGAGCTGGTGCACCAGGCGAAGAAGCGCGGGCTCAAGATCATCATCGACCTCGTCGTGAACCACACGTCGGACGAGCACCCGTGGTTCCGGCGTTCGCGCGCCGGCGATGCGCGCTTCCGCGACTGGTACGTGTGGTCGAAGAAGCGCCCGTCGACGTGGAACGAGGGCATGGTCTTCCCCGGCGTGCAGCGCGCGACGTGGACGCGCGACGCGGAGCGCAAGGAGTTCTTCTTCCACCGCTTCTTCGAGTTCCAGCCGGACCTCAACATCGTGCATCCCGAGGTGCGCGCCGAGATCCGTCGCATCATCGGGTTCTGGCTGCAGCTCGGGGTCGACGGATTCCGCGTGGATGCGGTGCCCTTCATCATCGAGCACCCGGATCCCTCGGACCTCGAAGCGCCTCCGCGCCTGCGCTTCGAGTACCTCGAGGAGATGCGCGACTTCCTGCAGTGGCGTGGCTCCGACTGCGTGCTGCTCGGCGAGGCGAACGTGCTGCCGGACGAGAGCCGCGCGTATTTCCGCGAGGGCCGCGGCATCCACATGATGTTCAACTTCTGGGTGAACCAGCACCTCTTCTATGCGCTCGCGTCCGCCGACGTCGCGCCGCTGCGAGAGGCGCTGATCGCCACGCGCGAGCTGCCCTGGTCCGCGCAGTGGGCGCAGTTCCTGCGCAACCACGACGAGCTCGATCTCGGCCGCCTCGACGACGAGCGGCGCGCGCTCGTCTTCGAGCGCTTCGGGCCCGATCCCTCGATGCAGCTCTACGATCGCGGCATCCGTCGGCGGCTCGCGCCGATGCTCGGCAGCCGGGCCCAGAACGAGCTCGCGTACAGCATGGCGTTCGCGCTCCCGGGCACGCCGGTGATCCGCTACGGCGACGAGATCGGGATGGGCGATCGGCTCGACCTGCCGGAGCGCGAGGCAGTGCGCACTCCGATGCAGTGGTCGAGCGATCCCCAGGGAGGATTCTCGAGAGCACGCACGGCGGTGCATCCGGTTGTCGAGTCCGGCGCGTACGGATATCGACACTGCAACGTCGCGGACCAGCGCCGCGATCCCGGATCGATGCTGCGCTGGATGATGCGGATGATCGCGATCCGCAAAGAGTGTCCGGAGATCGGATGGGGACGCTGGGAGATCCTCGAGAGCGGCTCTCCGCACGTGCTCGCGATGCGCTTCGAGTGGCGTGATCGTTCGGTGGTCACGCTCCACAACTTCGACGTCCGGCCGCACGAGGTCCGGATTCGCGTCGACGTCGAGGAGGGCAATCGGCTGGTGGATCTCTGGGCCGCTCGGGAGAGCCTGGCGGGCGAGGACGGACTCCATCGCATCCCGCTCGAGTCGTTCGGATATCGATGGTATCGAGTCGGCAGTCTCAACTACGCACTCCATCGCTCGCCCGAGACTCCGCTGCGCGATGTCGCGAAGAGCGCGTCGAGATCCGTGAAGAAGAAGGCGAAGCCGCGACGGCGGCGCTGA
- a CDS encoding AMP-binding protein: MDTLFPSLHAPSDRLALRVGDRTLTWSELASACAHHVESLELRGVMPGERVGVWTQPALETLVALIAQAAAGYVTVPIDPKLGERELGHVLADAAPKLAVAADPASVRARAPGLELLAATISEDRGATPIAPRPILDVPVLVLYTSGTTGAPKGALITARNVASDLDMLARAWAWSAEDVIVHALPLFHVHGLVLGLFGAIRRGGGLRWVPRFSPEEIASALREHETSVLFGVPTMYHRLCEAADGELAIAEALRGARLLVSGSAPLPVREHQRLERLTGHRVIERYGLTETLINCSARHEGDRRPGSVGTPLDEVELRLVDDERRTIDASDDATIGEIAVRGPNVFAGYLNREDATRAVLDGEGWFYTGDLATRAPDGQIRIVGRRATDLIKCGGFKVGAGEVEAALLEHAEVAEAAVIGASDPDLGERIVAFVVTRSSVDVKVLEDHVARLLSPHKRPREVHALDALPRNAMGKVQKTVLRAMHDELRAR; encoded by the coding sequence ATGGACACGCTCTTCCCTTCGCTCCACGCGCCCTCGGATCGGCTCGCGCTGCGCGTCGGCGATCGCACGCTGACCTGGAGCGAGCTCGCGAGCGCGTGCGCGCACCACGTCGAGTCGCTCGAGCTGCGCGGGGTGATGCCCGGCGAGCGCGTCGGCGTGTGGACCCAGCCCGCGCTCGAGACGCTGGTCGCGCTGATCGCGCAGGCGGCCGCGGGGTACGTGACGGTGCCGATCGATCCGAAGCTCGGTGAGCGCGAGCTCGGGCACGTGCTCGCCGACGCGGCGCCGAAGCTCGCGGTCGCCGCGGATCCTGCGAGCGTGCGCGCGCGTGCGCCGGGGCTCGAGCTGCTCGCCGCGACGATCAGCGAGGACCGCGGTGCGACGCCGATCGCGCCCCGGCCGATCCTCGACGTGCCGGTGCTCGTCCTCTACACGTCGGGCACCACCGGCGCGCCGAAGGGCGCGCTGATCACCGCGCGCAACGTGGCGAGCGACCTCGACATGCTCGCGCGCGCGTGGGCGTGGAGCGCGGAGGACGTGATCGTGCACGCGCTTCCGCTCTTCCACGTGCACGGCCTGGTGCTCGGATTGTTCGGCGCGATCCGCCGCGGCGGCGGGTTGCGCTGGGTGCCGCGCTTCTCGCCCGAGGAGATCGCGAGCGCGCTCCGCGAGCACGAAACGAGCGTGCTCTTCGGCGTGCCCACGATGTACCACCGGCTCTGCGAGGCCGCGGACGGCGAGCTCGCGATCGCCGAGGCGCTGCGCGGCGCGCGCCTGCTCGTGAGCGGATCGGCACCGCTGCCGGTGCGCGAGCACCAGCGGCTCGAGCGGCTCACCGGACATCGCGTGATCGAGCGCTACGGGCTCACCGAGACGCTGATCAACTGCTCGGCGCGGCACGAAGGCGATCGCCGCCCCGGCTCGGTGGGGACGCCGCTGGACGAAGTCGAGCTGCGCCTGGTCGACGACGAGCGCAGGACGATCGACGCGAGCGACGACGCGACGATCGGCGAGATCGCGGTGCGCGGGCCCAACGTGTTCGCGGGCTATCTGAACCGCGAGGACGCGACGCGCGCGGTGCTCGACGGCGAGGGCTGGTTCTACACCGGCGATCTCGCGACGCGCGCGCCCGACGGGCAGATCCGGATCGTGGGCCGGCGCGCGACCGATCTGATCAAGTGCGGCGGGTTCAAGGTCGGCGCGGGCGAGGTCGAGGCGGCGCTGCTCGAGCACGCCGAGGTCGCCGAGGCCGCGGTGATCGGCGCGAGCGATCCCGATCTCGGCGAGCGCATCGTCGCGTTCGTCGTCACGCGATCGAGCGTCGACGTGAAGGTGCTCGAAGATCACGTCGCGCGTCTGCTCTCGCCCCACAAGCGCCCGCGCGAGGTGCATGCGCTCGACGCGCTGCCGCGCAACGCGATGGGCAAGGTGCAGAAGACCGTGCTGCGCGCGATGCACGACGAGCTGCGCGCGCGATGA
- a CDS encoding DUF4931 domain-containing protein, with protein MSELRVDVFTGIPTVLAPARRSIGATRPGGLPDVAREACPFCPGHEAETEDTVLAIGEPWRVRVVANRYPLLARELAAHEVVIESRDHEGDLATYSPAQALDVLAAIRARLRALEAREDVASISVFRNRGRRAGSSQPHPHAQIATLPYVAPAIAMRDAIARNDRGLLARVIDEERAAGTRVVHDAGDVIAWCPFASHRAWEVKLAPTSECARFSAMDDAELAVLARVLVDITSRLRGVLGAHDYNVLLRDPAIGVSTFFTIDVLPRTGGDAGFELQSGTPVCVVAPEDAARALRDHAGSI; from the coding sequence ATGAGCGAGCTGCGGGTCGACGTCTTCACGGGCATCCCCACGGTGCTCGCGCCGGCGCGGCGCAGCATCGGCGCGACGCGACCGGGTGGGCTGCCCGACGTGGCGCGCGAGGCGTGTCCGTTCTGCCCGGGGCACGAGGCGGAGACCGAGGACACGGTGCTGGCGATCGGCGAGCCGTGGCGCGTGCGGGTGGTGGCGAATCGGTATCCGCTGCTCGCGCGCGAGCTCGCGGCGCACGAAGTGGTGATCGAGTCGCGCGATCACGAGGGTGATCTCGCGACGTACTCGCCGGCGCAGGCGCTCGACGTGCTCGCGGCGATCCGCGCACGGCTGCGGGCGCTCGAGGCGCGCGAGGACGTGGCGTCGATCTCGGTGTTCCGGAACCGCGGTCGGCGCGCGGGGAGCTCGCAGCCCCATCCACACGCGCAGATCGCGACGTTGCCGTACGTCGCGCCGGCGATCGCGATGCGCGATGCGATCGCGAGGAACGATCGCGGGTTGCTCGCGCGCGTGATCGACGAGGAGCGCGCCGCGGGCACGCGGGTGGTGCACGACGCGGGCGACGTGATCGCGTGGTGCCCGTTCGCGTCGCATCGCGCGTGGGAGGTGAAGCTCGCGCCGACGAGCGAATGCGCGCGCTTCTCCGCGATGGACGACGCGGAGCTCGCGGTGCTCGCGCGGGTGCTGGTCGACATCACGTCGCGGCTGCGCGGGGTGCTCGGCGCGCACGACTACAACGTGCTGCTGCGCGATCCCGCGATCGGCGTGTCGACGTTCTTCACGATCGACGTGCTGCCGCGCACCGGTGGTGATGCGGGGTTCGAGCTGCAGAGTGGGACGCCGGTGTGCGTGGTCGCGCCCGAGGATGCGGCGCGCGCGCTGCGCGATCACGCAGGATCGATCTGA
- the tsaA gene encoding tRNA (N6-threonylcarbamoyladenosine(37)-N6)-methyltransferase TrmO: MSDDDRPDEELLTVRPIGVLRTPYRELAEAPRQPRLAKVRARIELVPGLGLEDAIADLEGWDYVWVLTWMHRARGWRPKVQPPRSERKRGVLATRAPHRPNPIGLSAMRIVSIAGLVIEVEECDAIDGTPVIDLKPYVPWADAIPDARTGWLEPPEGARPGGERPADPRPTWSVVIEERAREQLAWLRERGIDLEERLVYALSLGPQPHAYRRITVMGDESRIAVKEWFAFFRARGEGTIGVERITSGVRPRELEGAAPVHREFVERFGA, from the coding sequence ATGAGCGACGACGATCGGCCGGACGAGGAGCTGCTCACCGTTCGGCCGATCGGCGTGCTGCGCACGCCGTATCGAGAGCTCGCCGAGGCGCCGCGCCAGCCGCGCCTCGCGAAGGTGCGAGCGCGTATCGAGCTCGTGCCGGGGCTCGGGCTCGAGGATGCGATCGCGGATCTCGAGGGGTGGGACTACGTCTGGGTGCTGACGTGGATGCACCGCGCGCGCGGCTGGCGACCGAAGGTCCAGCCGCCGCGCAGCGAGCGGAAGCGCGGGGTGCTCGCGACGCGCGCGCCGCATCGGCCGAACCCGATCGGGCTGAGCGCGATGCGCATCGTGTCGATCGCGGGGCTGGTGATCGAGGTCGAGGAGTGCGACGCGATCGACGGCACGCCGGTGATCGATCTCAAGCCGTACGTGCCGTGGGCGGATGCGATCCCGGATGCGCGCACCGGATGGCTCGAGCCGCCGGAAGGCGCGCGGCCGGGTGGTGAGCGTCCGGCGGATCCGCGGCCGACGTGGAGCGTCGTGATCGAGGAGCGCGCGAGGGAGCAGCTCGCGTGGCTGCGCGAGCGGGGGATCGATCTGGAGGAGCGGCTCGTGTACGCGCTCTCGCTGGGGCCTCAGCCGCACGCGTATCGACGCATCACGGTGATGGGCGACGAGTCGCGCATCGCGGTGAAGGAGTGGTTCGCGTTCTTCCGGGCGCGGGGCGAGGGGACGATCGGGGTCGAGCGGATCACGAGCGGCGTGCGGCCGCGCGAGCTCGAGGGAGCGGCGCCGGTGCATCGGGAGTTCGTGGAGCGCTTCGGCGCGTGA
- a CDS encoding MYXO-CTERM sorting domain-containing protein, protein MRSSAVRFSSFALCLSLLVSLASVARALITQPNGTVMPRDSMNGEIQLYTLFANRGETIDYAADGESEPALFSPLCDFRATFVLKQSASNLAVGWYNADPTRTTPPDPSEIYTIVPAGAPVGTVITGADIRGDARYLGGLIGFALTGGQTHYTEARYNPVCTGCATPNPWIMAVIYRSVVTPNAYYVAFEDGSVGSAPNTFNNDGDYNDYVYFFEGLVCSGGGEVCDTGMPGICGPGVTECSGEGITCRQTVTGRDEECNGLDDDCDGETDDGDLCDEGEVCDRGVCVGRCLDEFGCARGLDCNAAGYCVESSCVDVVCDAGEICRAGDCSAPCDGVVCPGDQVCRAGRCVDPCAGVTCEAGRVCQAGACVQSCDCAPCSGELMCHASSGLCTTSECATVDCSGTPGTVCRGGTCVDACEGAVCPRGQICESGGCVVDPDFGVDAGVARPDSGVVGVDAGGGEMDAGTGAEDAGADAGRGPRGRGGDDGCGCRAAGAGRGGEGAIAMIVLLALAIVRRRRA, encoded by the coding sequence ATGCGCTCTTCGGCCGTCCGCTTCTCTTCTTTCGCGCTCTGTCTTTCGCTGCTCGTCTCGCTCGCCTCGGTCGCGCGCGCCTTGATCACCCAGCCCAACGGCACGGTGATGCCGCGCGACTCGATGAACGGCGAGATCCAGCTCTACACGCTGTTCGCGAACCGCGGCGAGACCATCGACTACGCCGCCGACGGCGAGAGCGAGCCCGCGCTCTTCTCGCCGCTCTGCGACTTCCGCGCGACCTTCGTGCTGAAGCAGTCGGCGTCGAACCTCGCGGTCGGCTGGTACAACGCCGATCCCACGCGCACCACGCCGCCCGACCCGAGCGAGATCTACACGATCGTGCCCGCGGGCGCGCCGGTCGGGACGGTGATCACCGGCGCCGACATCCGTGGTGACGCGCGCTACCTCGGCGGGCTGATCGGCTTCGCGCTCACCGGCGGTCAGACCCACTACACCGAGGCTCGCTACAACCCGGTGTGTACCGGGTGCGCGACGCCGAACCCGTGGATCATGGCGGTGATCTATCGCTCCGTCGTCACGCCGAACGCGTACTACGTGGCGTTCGAGGACGGCAGCGTCGGAAGCGCGCCGAACACGTTCAACAACGACGGCGACTACAACGACTACGTCTACTTCTTCGAGGGCCTCGTGTGCAGCGGCGGCGGCGAGGTCTGCGACACCGGCATGCCGGGCATCTGCGGGCCGGGCGTCACCGAGTGCTCGGGCGAAGGGATCACGTGCCGGCAGACGGTCACGGGGCGCGACGAGGAGTGCAACGGCCTCGACGACGACTGCGACGGCGAGACCGACGACGGCGATCTCTGCGACGAGGGCGAGGTGTGTGATCGCGGCGTGTGCGTCGGTCGCTGCCTCGACGAGTTCGGGTGCGCGCGCGGGCTCGACTGCAACGCGGCGGGCTACTGCGTCGAGTCGTCGTGCGTCGACGTGGTGTGTGATGCGGGCGAGATCTGTCGCGCCGGTGACTGCAGCGCGCCGTGCGATGGCGTCGTGTGCCCGGGCGATCAGGTATGCCGCGCGGGACGCTGCGTCGATCCGTGCGCGGGCGTGACCTGCGAAGCGGGGCGTGTCTGTCAGGCGGGCGCGTGCGTGCAGTCGTGCGACTGCGCGCCGTGCAGCGGCGAGCTGATGTGTCATGCGTCGAGCGGGCTCTGCACGACGAGCGAGTGCGCGACGGTCGACTGCAGCGGCACGCCGGGGACGGTCTGTCGCGGCGGGACGTGCGTCGATGCGTGCGAGGGCGCGGTGTGCCCGCGCGGACAGATCTGCGAGAGCGGCGGGTGCGTGGTCGATCCCGACTTCGGTGTCGACGCGGGTGTCGCGCGTCCGGACTCGGGCGTGGTGGGCGTCGACGCGGGCGGCGGCGAGATGGACGCGGGCACCGGCGCTGAGGATGCCGGGGCCGACGCGGGGCGCGGTCCGCGCGGTCGTGGCGGCGACGACGGATGTGGATGTCGCGCCGCGGGCGCGGGGCGCGGCGGAGAGGGCGCGATCGCGATGATCGTGTTGCTCGCGCTCGCGATCGTGCGACGACGCCGCGCATGA
- a CDS encoding right-handed parallel beta-helix repeat-containing protein: MQRSTSAALVALGLASVCCGPETYCDTESLTGALEAAQPGDVVHVGRCRFPAQVVIPPDVTLAGEGDASVLESAGDGTVVEVAQGTGAVLRDLRIDVLAGGYGVRAVGDGDATLQNVTISVTRGVGVGLQGRSRVVLREVKLEGPIDETNAGFAPTMASETGTYGVIAIDVGSAEDATSGLRIEAARIEGFALGAVAVDGGRLAWNDLDADLDEDGVDDVDVRDVRGAAIAVFDAPAELQGVEIASMLAGVGLPGVAIAAVSSPELALERVRVEDGEGFGVFGEGSALTMRGLTISEMGLAGVRVQRGTIDAEDVTIESVGGAGVLAVDSGRIELRRTTLSRQREALIFDDLGIARSMGDGLTVWRSNVMAPGSAIDIVLEDVRFEDNARAGLLVDAGGTDATIVLDRVSARARGSAFGVVAQDATLPAGWDSAVVREDAALANDAAFGGGLEIAGIIMPPAIFARPGSL; the protein is encoded by the coding sequence ATGCAGCGATCCACGTCCGCCGCGCTCGTCGCGCTCGGTCTCGCATCCGTGTGCTGTGGGCCCGAGACGTATTGCGATACCGAGTCGCTCACCGGCGCGCTCGAGGCCGCGCAGCCGGGCGACGTGGTGCACGTCGGGCGCTGCCGCTTCCCTGCGCAGGTCGTGATCCCGCCGGACGTGACGCTCGCCGGCGAAGGCGACGCGAGTGTGCTCGAGAGCGCGGGGGACGGAACGGTCGTCGAGGTCGCGCAGGGAACCGGCGCGGTGCTGCGCGACCTGCGGATCGACGTGCTCGCAGGGGGCTACGGCGTGCGCGCGGTCGGCGACGGAGACGCGACGCTGCAGAACGTGACGATCAGCGTGACGAGGGGCGTCGGCGTCGGCCTGCAGGGCCGCAGTCGCGTGGTGCTGCGCGAGGTGAAGCTCGAGGGCCCGATCGACGAAACGAACGCGGGCTTCGCGCCCACGATGGCGAGCGAGACCGGCACCTACGGCGTGATCGCGATCGACGTGGGCTCCGCGGAAGACGCAACTTCCGGGTTGCGCATCGAGGCGGCACGCATCGAGGGCTTCGCGCTCGGCGCGGTCGCGGTCGACGGAGGTCGGCTCGCCTGGAACGACCTCGACGCAGACCTCGACGAGGACGGCGTCGACGACGTCGACGTGCGGGACGTGCGCGGCGCGGCGATCGCGGTGTTCGACGCGCCCGCGGAGCTGCAGGGCGTCGAGATCGCGTCGATGCTCGCCGGGGTGGGCCTGCCGGGGGTCGCGATCGCGGCGGTGTCGTCGCCGGAGCTCGCGCTCGAGCGCGTGCGGGTCGAGGACGGCGAGGGCTTCGGCGTGTTCGGCGAGGGCAGCGCGCTCACGATGCGCGGCCTGACGATCTCGGAGATGGGCCTCGCGGGCGTGCGCGTGCAGCGCGGCACGATCGACGCCGAGGACGTGACGATCGAGAGCGTCGGCGGCGCGGGCGTGCTCGCGGTCGACAGCGGGCGCATCGAGCTTCGGCGCACGACCCTGAGCCGCCAGCGCGAGGCGCTGATCTTCGACGACCTCGGGATCGCGCGGAGCATGGGCGACGGGCTCACCGTGTGGCGCAGCAACGTCATGGCCCCCGGCAGCGCGATCGACATCGTCCTCGAGGACGTGCGCTTCGAGGACAACGCGCGCGCCGGACTGCTCGTCGACGCGGGAGGAACCGACGCGACGATCGTGCTCGATCGCGTCAGCGCGCGGGCACGGGGCAGCGCGTTCGGTGTGGTCGCGCAGGACGCGACGCTGCCGGCGGGGTGGGACTCGGCAGTGGTGCGAGAGGACGCGGCGCTCGCGAACGACGCGGCGTTCGGCGGAGGCCTGGAGATCGCGGGCATCATCATGCCCCCCGCGATCTTCGCGAGACCCGGCTCGCTCTGA